A region of the Calditrichota bacterium genome:
GACGATTGTATTTAAATTGGAAATGCCGATGCCGAGAAGCCGGACTTTTTTGCCTTTTCGGTCAAATTTGCTATAAAGTTGCAGGGCCGTCTTGCTGATCAAAGCTGATGAATCGATAAATTCATTGAAACTGCGCGAGCGAGTAAATGTGGAAAAATCTTCCAGACGAATTTTCAAAGTGAGGGTTTTGCCTTTGAGATTTTTTTTGCGTAAAATTCTGCTCACATTATCGGACAGGGAACGAATCATCTTTTCAATTGTCGCTTCATCGTCAACATCCTCCAAAAAAGTGTTTTCCAGACTCACCGACTTTCTCGTGCTTTCCGTATGTACATCCCTATCATCAATTCCATTGGCGAGATACCAGAAATGCAGGCCTATTTTCCCTAATTGCTTTACAATTTTTTCCCTGGACATGGCAGCCATCCTGCCAATAGTATCGATGCCCATTTTAATCAAAGTTTCCTCAGTCTTTTTGCCAACTCCCCACATTTTAGAAATAGGCAAAGGAGATAAAAATTCTTTTACTTTTTCCGGCTTCACAATTACCAGGCCATCGGGCTTTTCCAGATCAGATGCTATTTTTGCTACGAATTTACTCGGCGCAACACCCACGGAACCAGTCAGTCCCGTGGCTGCTTTTATGCGTTTTTTGATGGATTTTGCAATTTCTTCCGGAGAGCCAAACAGTCTCGTACAACCTGATACATCCAAAAATGCCTCGTCAATACTAATCGGCTCCACTAATGGAGTGAATTCATAGAATATTTTGTGAATTATTTTGGACATCTCAACATAGCGTCTCATGCGGGGAAAAACATAGATTGCGTGGGGGCAACGGCGATAAGCCTGAGAAATGGGCATGGCGGAATGAATTCCATATTTGCGGGCTTCATAATTACAAGTCGAAACCACGCCTCTACCAGTACCACCTTTCGGATCAGCGCCGACAACTACAGGTTTGCCGCGATAATCAGGATGGTCCAATTCCTCAATCGCGGCAAAGAATGCATCCATATCGATGTGTAAAATAATTTTTTGGCTCATAGCTCTCCAGCGCCGAAATCGTTCAATTATTTTCTGGCAAAAACAAACGAGCGAACTCCATTTTTGAAGAAAGGCAAAAGAATCTTTTCAATTCCAGAATAGTGGCAGCAATAATAAACCCATAGCGTCAATTTATTGAAAAAAATCATGTTTTGCTTTTCAAGCCATTTTGACTTCAGAATTCTATTTAATGCACGTATTGTTATAAAAATCAGTGCAGGAATTTTAGCAGCGTATTTAACTTCCCGCTCCAATGTTCCCATTTCAATTACCGACAAACCAGCTTTTTTTGCCATTTGTGCTAACTCTTCCGGATGATAAGCTGTGTGAAAATAGCCCTCTTCGGACGGACTTTCGACGCCGTAATGCGGCAAACTTGCCAGAGGAATCCATTTGGGTCGTTCCCTTTTGTAATCTGGCGTGGTAATCAATGCGCTTCCTCCCTGACGCAGAACATGAGCAATGCCGTTAAAAACTGCTTGCGGATTCAGACAGTGCTCTATCACTTCGCTGCAAAGGACATTATCAAAGCTGTTGGCTCTGAAGCAGGTCAATTGCTCTGCATCAGCAACAATCAAATTTTTTTCCGGATGTTTGTCCGCTTTTTTTAAAACATTGAGGCTTAAATCCGCGCCAAAGCGTTTCCCTCCCTGATATTCATCCAAATACATTCCACGATTACAGCCAACATCGAGCAACGAGCCACTGAATCTCTTCAAATAGGCAAGCACAAATTTTCTTCTCAACATTCCGCGCAGTGTATGGTAAATTATTTCTTCTTCAGGGTATTTTTCTCCGACGTCTTCGTAAAAATATTTTAGCTTTTTTTTGATTGGATCCATTCAAATTTCCTGTGTGATAAAGATTGACGTTTATTCGTTTCTGTCGTGTATTTTCTGTCGCAAGCTTGTTATTTTTTGCAATTCTTCTTTATGAAAAAAACCAATGAAATAGAGCACGAGCGGGCTAACTGAGAGTAAACCGAGCCTGATAAACCACCATTTGCTTGCAAACGAGTATTCTCCGGAAATGTAAACAATCAGGTAGAGAACGACAATTTGCGCAATCCGTTTAAATTCAAAAGGAATGGGATAGTTCCGTTGTGTGTCATAGAATAAAATGGCGACCATCAAAAAGTAAGAAATTATCGTTGTCCAAGCTGCACCCTGCATTCCCAAAATTGGGATAAGCGCCAAGTTGCCAAGAATGTTCGCCATCGCTCCG
Encoded here:
- a CDS encoding methyltransferase domain-containing protein, encoding MDPIKKKLKYFYEDVGEKYPEEEIIYHTLRGMLRRKFVLAYLKRFSGSLLDVGCNRGMYLDEYQGGKRFGADLSLNVLKKADKHPEKNLIVADAEQLTCFRANSFDNVLCSEVIEHCLNPQAVFNGIAHVLRQGGSALITTPDYKRERPKWIPLASLPHYGVESPSEEGYFHTAYHPEELAQMAKKAGLSVIEMGTLEREVKYAAKIPALIFITIRALNRILKSKWLEKQNMIFFNKLTLWVYYCCHYSGIEKILLPFFKNGVRSFVFARK
- the dinB gene encoding DNA polymerase IV, with the protein product MSQKIILHIDMDAFFAAIEELDHPDYRGKPVVVGADPKGGTGRGVVSTCNYEARKYGIHSAMPISQAYRRCPHAIYVFPRMRRYVEMSKIIHKIFYEFTPLVEPISIDEAFLDVSGCTRLFGSPEEIAKSIKKRIKAATGLTGSVGVAPSKFVAKIASDLEKPDGLVIVKPEKVKEFLSPLPISKMWGVGKKTEETLIKMGIDTIGRMAAMSREKIVKQLGKIGLHFWYLANGIDDRDVHTESTRKSVSLENTFLEDVDDEATIEKMIRSLSDNVSRILRKKNLKGKTLTLKIRLEDFSTFTRSRSFNEFIDSSALISKTALQLYSKFDRKGKKVRLLGIGISNLNTIVGDQMNFFDQQKEEEKKIDRVIDLIQNKFGADLIKKASLLDKHSRHIDSEEEK